CATATAACGGGTTTTACCAAAAACCTTTCTTTCTTTCCAGGCTCTATCATGTTTACCAAAACACCAGGCAATACCGGCATAACTATTTGGATCTCGGCCATCAAGAGAATATTTATTATTAAGATAGAGGGAAATCTCAAATGCATCCTGAGGTGAAGGTGTCCATTCTAAGATTTTTTTGGCCCAATACATACGCATATAACCATGCATTTTTCCGGTTATTTTCATTTCTTTTTGAGCAGCATTCCAGTATTTATCATGGGTTGCTGCTTTTTCAAATTCT
The sequence above is a segment of the Halanaerobiales bacterium genome. Coding sequences within it:
- a CDS encoding deoxyribodipyrimidine photolyase is translated as EFEKAATHDKYWNAAQKEMKITGKMHGYMRMYWAKKILEWTPSPQDAFEISLYLNNKYSLDGRDPNSYAGIAWCFGKHDRAWKERKVFGKTRYMNANGLNRKFAADLYVQQIEQLTEK